The nucleotide sequence TCTCATACTTTTGGAAGTGGTTTAATGGGCAACCTTGCTGCTGTGGGAACTATTGTGTTGGGCGGTTTCTTTATGGTTGATATTGGCGGTGGAGCAATGGTTGATCAAAGTTGGAGAGCAGTATTTGTATTTCCGGCAGCTGTAGCTCTTATTGTTGCTATCTTTTGCTGGTGGGCATTGAGGGATACTCCTCAATCCTGTGGACTGCCACCAGTTGATAAGTATAGAAATGATTATACTGTTAAGAAGGAAATGAGTTCTGAGGAAAAAATTCCTGTTTCAGAATTGTTTATCAAGTATATATTCAAAAATAAGGTCCTTTGGCTAATAGCTCTTGCAAACATCTTTGTTTATTTGGTTAGATATGGCATTGGAGACTGGTCACCAACTTACTGCCAAGAGGCAGGTTTACTAACAAGTGAACAAAGTAAAATGGCCTTCTCTCTTCATAATTACGCAGGGGTTCCGGGAACGATTATTTGTGGGTTAATTTCTGCTAAATTGTTTAAAGGAAGGTGTGCTCCTGCAAACGTTATTTATATGTTACTAGTGTTGTTCTCAATAATCTTATATTGGAAAGCAGCGCCTGTGGCAGCTTATATTTCGGATGTTTTTTCCACTGATTTTATTGCAACAAGGGTAGCAGTAGTGTACAGTTCATTAATTGCAATAGGCTTTTTTATTTATGGGCCGGTAGCTTTAATAGGAATTCAGGCGGTTAACCTGGTACCAAAAAATGCTGCAGGTACTGCAGCCGGCTTTGTAGGATTGTTCGGGTATCTTATTGGAGATGCTCTTCTCTCAAAAATTTTGATAGGAGCAGTAGCTACAGATAAAAGTTTAGGATGGAACGCAACATTTTGGATCTTTATTGTAGCGAGTATTTTAGCGATAATATTCTCTGCTACCACCTGGAAAAGAGAAAAAGCTGCCTGCGTAGTTGACTGAGCTTAGGTGAGTTAAAGGTTGATTAATAATATTTAGAAATGTTTACTACTTTTGACAATTATGAAAATTAAGATAATTGCCACATTGATAATGGTTACACTTGGCTGCCACCTAGTTATTGCTCAAGGTAAAAGACAACAGGAAAAATGGGCAATAGCAATTCACGGGGGAGCAGGAAGCGCACCATCTTCTTTTGATGATGAAAAGAAAAAGGAGTATGAAACGCAACTTCTTGCCGCTCTGAATATTGGTAGAGATATGCTTTCCCGGGGAGAGAGCAGCCTGAATACAGTGCAAGCTGTTGTTGTTTATCTGGAAGACTGTCCCCTGTTTAATGAAGGAAAAGGAGCAGTATTTAACATTGCAGGAATTCACGAACTGGATGCAGCCATAATGGATGGATCAAATCTA is from Candidatus Cloacimonas sp. and encodes:
- a CDS encoding MFS transporter; translated protein: RKNLALAIPGMIQSVENGGLGYTKFELGIALSALSIAYAFSKFIMGSLSDRSDARKFLVIGLILSSILMMSVGLFSFATSSVAIIFILMLIIGWLSGMGWPPCGRVMVHWFSHNERSFKMSIWNTSHTFGSGLMGNLAAVGTIVLGGFFMVDIGGGAMVDQSWRAVFVFPAAVALIVAIFCWWALRDTPQSCGLPPVDKYRNDYTVKKEMSSEEKIPVSELFIKYIFKNKVLWLIALANIFVYLVRYGIGDWSPTYCQEAGLLTSEQSKMAFSLHNYAGVPGTIICGLISAKLFKGRCAPANVIYMLLVLFSIILYWKAAPVAAYISDVFSTDFIATRVAVVYSSLIAIGFFIYGPVALIGIQAVNLVPKNAAGTAAGFVGLFGYLIGDALLSKILIGAVATDKSLGWNATFWIFIVASILAIIFSATTWKREKAACVVD